In Spirochaeta thermophila DSM 6578, the following proteins share a genomic window:
- the surE gene encoding 5'/3'-nucleotidase SurE has product MRVLLTNDDGIESPGLWALHEALKDRYEVVVMAPEQEMSGTSQTITLRTPIRVRERAPGIYTCGGFPADCVVVACMSPETRPDVVVSGINPGPNLGTDILYSGTAAAARQAALMDLPALAVSLADSPPYAFEPFALYIREALERLVDAWEPDLFFNINAPNLQSRSPRVVVTRPARRVYSDSVQRFEGPDGSRYFIVYGTAVHVSEAPGCGFEEDMPLDCSVVDEGGISISPVLVHPVCHRSLMSLQARLGE; this is encoded by the coding sequence ATGCGGGTGCTCCTCACGAACGACGACGGGATCGAGAGCCCGGGGTTGTGGGCCCTCCATGAGGCACTGAAAGATCGTTACGAGGTGGTGGTGATGGCCCCTGAGCAGGAGATGAGCGGCACATCACAGACCATCACCCTCAGGACACCCATCCGGGTGAGGGAACGCGCCCCGGGGATATACACGTGTGGGGGGTTTCCGGCCGACTGCGTGGTGGTCGCCTGCATGAGCCCGGAGACCAGGCCGGATGTGGTGGTCTCCGGCATCAACCCCGGCCCGAACCTCGGAACCGACATCCTCTACTCGGGAACCGCGGCCGCTGCCCGCCAGGCCGCCCTCATGGACCTCCCGGCACTCGCGGTCTCTCTTGCGGACTCTCCGCCCTATGCGTTCGAGCCGTTCGCGCTCTATATACGCGAGGCCCTGGAGCGCCTGGTCGATGCCTGGGAACCGGATCTCTTTTTCAATATCAACGCACCCAACCTCCAGTCCCGGTCCCCCCGCGTGGTGGTCACCCGACCTGCACGGAGGGTCTACTCGGACTCGGTGCAACGGTTCGAAGGACCGGACGGTTCCCGTTACTTCATCGTCTACGGTACCGCGGTGCACGTCTCGGAAGCCCCCGGCTGCGGTTTCGAAGAGGATATGCCGCTGGATTGCAGCGTGGTGGACGAGGGGGGGATTTCCATTTCCCCTGTTCTGGTGCATCCTGTATGTCACAGGAGCCTGATGTCCCTTCAGGCGCGATTGGGGGAGTGA
- a CDS encoding tetratricopeptide repeat protein, with amino-acid sequence MVESPFQRGKQLFQEGKYREALQEFLSSDGTEGLSPSDQAYYMGLCYARLGEYEEALLYLEQVLTTDTHPLKRYQVRMLIGYIYSLTERYKLAQLEFERVVEEGFESATVYNALAHVRYMLGELRESLSAAEKALSLDPDNPSALNSMGYLLAEQGVRLSLALKYCRKAVQKAPRNPAYQDSLAWALYKNGQFAEARNVIRVAHALAPDSPTIREHYEIIVGERP; translated from the coding sequence ATGGTGGAGAGCCCCTTCCAGCGCGGGAAACAGCTCTTTCAGGAAGGGAAGTACCGGGAAGCCCTCCAGGAGTTCCTCTCTTCCGACGGAACCGAGGGGTTGAGTCCCTCAGACCAGGCCTACTACATGGGACTCTGTTACGCACGTCTGGGGGAGTACGAGGAGGCCCTCCTCTACCTGGAGCAGGTTCTCACCACCGATACGCATCCACTCAAGCGGTACCAGGTTCGTATGCTCATCGGATACATCTACTCACTTACCGAACGCTACAAGCTGGCCCAGCTCGAGTTCGAGCGGGTGGTCGAGGAGGGATTCGAGTCCGCCACGGTCTACAACGCCCTCGCTCATGTGCGGTACATGCTCGGTGAGCTGAGAGAGAGTCTCAGCGCCGCGGAAAAGGCGCTTTCCCTCGATCCGGACAACCCGAGTGCCCTCAATTCCATGGGCTACCTCCTCGCCGAACAGGGGGTGCGGCTCTCCCTCGCCCTCAAGTACTGCAGGAAGGCGGTCCAGAAGGCGCCCCGTAACCCCGCGTACCAGGACTCCCTCGCATGGGCGCTCTACAAGAACGGTCAGTTCGCGGAGGCGAGGAATGTGATCAGGGTGGCCCACGCCCTTGCTCCCGACTCTCCGACCATAAGGGAACACTACGAGATCATCGTGGGGGAGAGGCCATGA
- the clpS gene encoding ATP-dependent Clp protease adapter ClpS — protein sequence MAEEWTPLFEEEEAVEEETEVSEPEMYWVVLLNDDFTPMEFVVDILVDIFHKDRVEATKIMLTVHRTGKGKVATYPYDIAVTKVAQVHRRAREAGHPLRCTVEKA from the coding sequence GTGGCAGAGGAATGGACGCCGCTCTTTGAAGAAGAGGAGGCGGTGGAGGAGGAGACCGAGGTTTCGGAACCCGAGATGTACTGGGTGGTCCTCCTCAACGACGATTTCACGCCTATGGAGTTCGTGGTGGACATCCTCGTGGATATCTTCCACAAGGACAGAGTGGAGGCCACGAAGATCATGCTCACCGTACACCGCACGGGCAAGGGAAAGGTGGCGACCTACCCCTATGACATCGCCGTGACCAAGGTCGCCCAGGTACACAGACGTGCACGTGAAGCCGGTCACCCTCTGAGGTGCACCGTGGAGAAGGCGTAG
- the clpA gene encoding ATP-dependent Clp protease ATP-binding subunit ClpA, which yields MKLSTEVQDILYAAYEDARGRRHEYVTPEHILYVSLQFQMVKRVFEYCEVDIPALARPLEKYLSTKVPLSNDPPEQSLGFQSVIDRAYFQTKAASREEIDVGMLLVAIYDEEYTYAGHILRELGVKRVTLLEAVTRAREEQETPEVEESPKEDREPRKKRSASNPLEAFAVDLVQRAREGGIEPLVGREDLLERTIQVLCRRFKNNPLHVGEAGVGKTALTEGLALRIAEGTVPEILKGYKIYALDMGALIAGTRFRGDFEERLKAVIKALLAEERAILFIDEIHTIVGAGATTGGALDASNILKPVLASGRIRCIGSTTYEEYRKFLEKDRALARRFQKIDVPEPTPEETLEILMGITDRYETYHNVRYSREALEAAVRLSTEYITDRHQPDKAIDVIDEIGAYIRMRTYREGVEAGEPVEVTVHDVERVVSRIARIPERTVSTSERERLRNLEQELKARLFGQDEAVEAVVQAIKRARAGFRRPDKPVASFLFVGPTGVGKTELARSLADIMGVPLLRFDMSEYQEKHTVSRLLGSPPGYVGYEEGALLTDAVRKHPHAVLLLDEIEKAHPDIFNVLLQVMDYATITDNTGKKADFRNIVLIMTSNAGARELGQRMIGFGERVMQEESIIHAVEQLFSPEFRNRLDKVIVFKRLAPEIVEQIVRKELRLFQEQLAEKGVTLEVTDRCVRWLAEHGYSPVFGARNIARLVEEKIKGFFVDAVLFGPLSEGGKAVADIEDDDVVVRCEDEEETTDPVS from the coding sequence ATGAAGCTGAGTACTGAGGTACAGGATATACTCTATGCGGCCTATGAGGATGCGAGGGGGAGACGCCATGAGTACGTGACCCCCGAGCACATCCTCTATGTTTCGCTTCAGTTTCAGATGGTGAAGCGCGTGTTCGAGTACTGCGAGGTGGACATCCCGGCTCTTGCCCGTCCTCTCGAAAAGTATCTCTCGACCAAGGTGCCGCTCAGCAACGATCCGCCGGAACAGTCTCTCGGATTCCAGAGTGTGATCGATCGGGCGTACTTCCAGACCAAAGCCGCCTCCCGCGAAGAGATCGACGTCGGTATGCTCCTGGTGGCGATCTACGACGAGGAGTACACCTATGCGGGACACATCCTCCGGGAGCTCGGGGTGAAGCGCGTGACGCTGCTGGAGGCGGTCACCAGGGCGAGGGAGGAGCAGGAGACCCCCGAGGTGGAGGAATCGCCCAAGGAAGACAGGGAACCCAGGAAGAAACGGAGCGCCTCGAACCCCCTGGAGGCCTTTGCCGTGGATCTGGTCCAGCGGGCGAGGGAAGGGGGGATCGAGCCTCTCGTCGGGAGGGAGGATCTCCTCGAGCGCACCATACAAGTCCTCTGCCGGCGGTTCAAGAACAACCCGCTTCACGTGGGGGAGGCGGGGGTGGGAAAGACGGCGCTCACAGAGGGGCTCGCCCTCAGGATCGCGGAGGGAACGGTCCCTGAGATCCTGAAGGGGTACAAGATCTATGCCCTCGATATGGGCGCGCTCATCGCCGGCACCCGTTTCAGGGGGGACTTCGAGGAGCGTCTCAAGGCCGTCATCAAGGCCCTCCTCGCCGAGGAACGGGCCATCCTCTTCATCGACGAGATACACACGATAGTGGGCGCCGGAGCCACCACGGGAGGCGCCCTGGATGCCTCCAACATCCTCAAGCCTGTACTCGCTTCAGGCAGGATCAGATGCATAGGGAGCACCACCTACGAGGAGTATCGGAAATTCCTGGAGAAGGACAGGGCCCTCGCCCGCCGGTTCCAGAAGATCGACGTGCCCGAGCCCACCCCGGAGGAGACCCTCGAGATCCTCATGGGTATCACGGACCGATACGAGACATACCACAACGTACGGTATTCCCGTGAAGCCCTCGAGGCGGCGGTCCGACTCTCCACGGAGTACATCACGGATCGACATCAACCCGACAAGGCCATCGACGTGATCGACGAGATAGGGGCCTACATACGCATGAGGACCTACCGCGAAGGAGTCGAGGCCGGGGAGCCCGTCGAAGTGACGGTGCACGATGTGGAGAGGGTGGTTTCCAGGATCGCCCGCATCCCCGAACGCACGGTCTCTACGTCGGAGAGGGAGCGACTCCGGAACCTCGAGCAGGAGCTGAAAGCACGCCTGTTCGGTCAGGACGAGGCCGTGGAGGCCGTGGTCCAGGCCATCAAGAGGGCCCGGGCCGGCTTCAGGAGGCCCGACAAGCCGGTGGCCTCCTTCCTCTTCGTGGGCCCCACCGGGGTGGGGAAGACCGAGCTCGCCCGCTCGCTCGCCGACATCATGGGAGTGCCCCTCCTCCGGTTCGACATGAGCGAGTACCAGGAGAAGCACACCGTCTCTCGTCTCCTCGGTTCCCCTCCCGGCTATGTGGGATATGAGGAGGGCGCGCTTCTCACCGATGCGGTGCGTAAACATCCCCATGCCGTGCTCCTCCTCGACGAGATAGAGAAGGCCCATCCCGATATCTTCAATGTCCTGCTCCAGGTCATGGACTACGCCACCATCACCGACAACACCGGCAAGAAGGCGGATTTCAGGAACATCGTCCTCATCATGACCTCGAATGCCGGGGCACGGGAGCTCGGTCAGAGGATGATAGGATTCGGAGAGCGTGTGATGCAGGAGGAGAGTATCATACATGCCGTGGAACAGCTCTTCAGTCCTGAGTTCAGGAACCGGCTCGACAAGGTCATCGTCTTCAAGCGTCTGGCCCCCGAGATCGTGGAGCAGATAGTGAGAAAGGAGCTCAGACTCTTCCAGGAGCAGCTCGCGGAGAAGGGTGTCACGCTCGAGGTCACCGATCGATGCGTGCGATGGCTCGCGGAACACGGGTATTCGCCGGTCTTCGGGGCGCGGAACATCGCCCGGCTCGTAGAGGAGAAGATCAAGGGCTTCTTCGTGGATGCCGTGCTCTTCGGTCCCCTCTCCGAGGGCGGGAAGGCCGTCGCCGACATCGAAGACGACGATGTGGTGGTGAGGTGTGAGGATGAGGAGGAGACGACCGATCCCGTATCTTGA
- the aat gene encoding leucyl/phenylalanyl-tRNA--protein transferase yields MRRRRPIPYLEGVAYLSHRERILFPSPLDADEDIVAAGGNLSPGVLLSAYEQGIFPWYEEGYPILWWSPEVRCILWSNDLHISKRLRRDLRRSDFRFSADLAFEQVIHACATVPRRGQEGTWITPEMHDAYIRLHHLGYAHSVEVWRGEALVGGFYGVSLGRVFFGESMFSLVDNASKAALVFSRALFLRLGITLVDCQVPTDHLLRMGAVTVPREDFLASLGPLLRTPSRRGTWRVSSLRGTCLLPGLTHMEEPLSELLFLEKSRERETVDLAEMGGV; encoded by the coding sequence ATGAGGAGGAGACGACCGATCCCGTATCTTGAGGGCGTGGCCTACCTTTCCCACAGGGAACGGATCTTGTTTCCTTCTCCCTTGGATGCCGACGAGGATATCGTGGCGGCGGGGGGCAATCTCTCGCCTGGCGTGCTTCTCTCGGCCTACGAGCAGGGGATCTTCCCCTGGTACGAGGAGGGGTATCCCATCCTCTGGTGGTCGCCCGAGGTTCGTTGCATCCTCTGGTCGAACGACCTCCACATCTCCAAGCGTCTGAGGCGTGACCTTCGACGCAGCGACTTCCGGTTTTCCGCAGATCTCGCCTTTGAACAGGTGATCCACGCCTGTGCGACGGTACCCAGGCGGGGACAGGAGGGAACGTGGATCACACCGGAGATGCACGATGCCTATATCCGCCTCCATCACCTGGGTTACGCTCACTCGGTGGAGGTCTGGAGAGGGGAAGCGCTCGTGGGAGGGTTCTATGGTGTGAGCCTCGGGCGGGTCTTCTTCGGCGAGTCGATGTTTTCCCTGGTGGACAATGCCTCCAAGGCGGCCCTCGTCTTCTCCAGGGCCCTCTTCCTCAGGCTGGGCATCACCCTCGTCGACTGCCAGGTGCCCACCGATCATCTCCTGAGAATGGGGGCGGTCACCGTTCCGCGCGAGGACTTCCTTGCCTCTCTCGGGCCTCTCCTCCGCACCCCGTCGAGGAGGGGAACGTGGAGGGTGAGCAGCCTCCGGGGGACATGCCTTCTACCGGGTCTTACGCACATGGAGGAGCCGCTCTCCGAACTGCTTTTTCTTGAGAAGTCGCGAGAGCGTGAGACGGTAGATCTCGCAGAGATGGGAGGTGTATGA